CGCAGAAAAGGCAGGGAAGATTGCCGGTCTTGAAGTTTTCTTTCAGGATGAAAGGCTCACAAGCGAATTTGCATCTGATATGCTCCGCCCAGCAGAGCTAACGCGAAAGAAGAAAAAAAAGAGGCTGGATGCTGTGGCTGCTGCGGCAATACTCAAGGCCTTTACCGAGAAAAGAAAGCTTGAGAATTCATAGAAAAAGCCGCAGAGAAAAGCTCCCTGCGGCTTTGATTTCTAAGCATTCAGCCATCAGAAAATCAGACAAGCTCAGGCACAGGGCCTGCGATGTCTTCGTAATCTTGGAATGTTGATTTATCTCCGAGCAGGATTTGGTCTGCAAGGGCTTTGATAATCGGCGAATTGCGTTTTATGTATCTCTTTGCAATCACTGCCTTGCGTTTTTTCATACTCACAGTTTCGCCTTCTTTGGCGCTTGCTGTCTGCATATCGCTGGTGCAGCTTGCATGACGGCATAACAGATACCCGCATATAATCTTAATCGCTATATCCACGATCCTGCGGCCGTAGAGATCCATAAATTCTACGCTCTCTTCTTTTATATGCTTTATGCACTGATCCATTGTTTTCCTGTTCTGCTTGAGGATCTCGAGAAGCTCTTCAAGCTCCGGGTCAAACTGGAAATCAGCAAGCTCTTCGATGTATTTCTGGGCTGTTCCGTTGCAAACGCCGCGAACACAGGCCACAATCTGGAGCTGGGTAGTGCCCTCGTAAATCGTTGTGATTCTCGCATCGCGGTAGTACTGCTCGGTGGGGTAGTCCCGCATAAATCCCGAGCCCGCAAGCACCTGAATCGAATCATAGGCCACCTTGTTAGACATTTCCGTTGAGAGATACTTGCTCATAGGCGTGAGCATAGCGGCGTAGCGTTTTATCATCCGAAGCTGCTTTTTGGCGTCTTTCTGCTCTTCTTTGCTGTAGTCGTCGCTTTCAGTTATTCTGGTAAGCCCGATTTCCAAATCCACCACGCGGCATGTTTCATAGAGCAGAGCCCTGCTCTCTTCCACGTCTATCTTCATCTCGACGACCATATCACGAACTGCCGGGAGGTGTTCGATAGGTCCGCCGAACTGCTCTCTGCTCGCTGCATAATCCCTCGCAACACGGTATGCCGCCTCGCCTATTCCCACAGACTGGGCGGATATCCCGATCCTTGCTCCGTTCATAAGAGCCATAACATAGGTTACCAGCCCGCGGCGGGTTTCGCCGATGAGCTTGCAGGGGGTGTTGTCAAAGTATATCTCGCAGGTGGGAGAGGCATGGATTCCCATCTTATCCTCAATTCTGCGGATTTTCACACTAGGCCCGCTGTGGCAGACGAACAGACTCAGGCCAAGGCCGTCTTTGCGGTCGTGCTCGCTCCTTGCCATCACAAGGAGAACCTCGCCGCAGCCGTTTGTGATAAACCGCTTCACGCCGTGGAGATACCACTGCCCGCTGGAATCCTGAAAGGCCTTCACCTTGCAAACCTGCAAATCTGATCCGGCATCCGGCTCGGTTAGAACCATTGCTCCGGTTTTTGTGCCCGCTGCGAGGTCGTGAAGGTATTCCTGCTTAATCTCTTCTGAAGCGAACGAGTTTATTGTTTCCGCAATACCCTGAAGCCCGAAGATATTCATCAGCGAGGCATCTGCCCGAGATATCATCTCGTTTGCCACAGACAGAATCGTGGTTGGGAAATTCAGGCCGCCGAAACGGTATGGGAGGGTCATCCCCATCACATCCGCCTTGGCGAGCTTATCGAGAATTTCATTCATCGCTTCAGGACGCTCCACTCTCCCGTCTTCGGTGAGCGTGTTGCCCTGCCTGTCCATCTCTTCGCTTCTTGGAGCAATGAAATCTGCACATAGCTGGCCGAGAGATTCCATCACCATATTGTAATTCTGGATTGCCTCCTCAGCACTTGCCGGGGCATAATCGAATTTATCTGCAAATTTATACCCTTGCTCTGTCAGGTTGGAGATACCGCTGAGGTCCATATTGTTCAATACAAAGCGAAGGTCGTCGTTATCTGTAAAAAAGTTGCCCATAATCTTTTCCTTATCTTTCTATTCCGGCCTTTAAACCTTCTCTTTAACCGCCTTAATCATCTGCGGAACAACTTCGTTGAGATCTCCGCAAACCTTGTAATGCGCCACATCAAAAATCGCTGCGTCCGGATCGTTGTTCACAGCAATAATCTTCTTCGATTCGCTCATCCCCGCCTGATGCTGAATAGCTCCGCTCAGGCCGATAGCTATATAAAGGCTGGGACGAACGGTAGTGCCTGTCTGGCCTACCTGATAATCCTTCCCGATATAACCGAGATCCGCTGCTGCTCTTGTGGCAGCGGGAACTCCGCCGAGGGCGTTTGCAAGATCCCATATCATCCGGAAGTTCTCCTTGCTGCCTACTCCTGCTCCGCCTGCAACAATAATTCTTGAGGCCTTCAGATTAACCGACTTCTCCCTTCGTACTTGCTCAATAATCTCTATCGGCAGGTCTTGGGCGGAAAGGCTTACGCTCTCATCTATCACCTCGCCTTTGCGTTTTGCATCCGGCTCGGGCATCGGCATAACCCCTTCACGAACCGTTGCCATCTGAGGCCAGCGGTCGTAATTTATGATTGTTGCGATGATATTTCCGCCGAAGGCAGGACGTATCTGCAGGAGCAGATTTTCGTGCTTTTCGCCGGTCTTCTTGATTTCATGGTTTCCGATCTGCAGGTCTGTACAGTCCGCTGTGAGACCGGCCTTCATCTTGCTCGCCACTCTCGGGGCGAGATCCCTTCCCACAGGCGAAGCTCCATAGAGCACAATCTGCGGCTTATGTTTTTCAATTAGAGTACATAAGACTTTCGTGTATGAATTTGTCTGGTAATGCTCGAGCAGGTTGTTCTCAACTGCATAAACCTTATCCGCGCCGTACTGTATCAGCTCCTCGCAGACAGATTTAATGCTGTCTCCGGCAATAACAGCCCCCACTTTCACGCCGAGCTTATCTGCAAGCTCTCTGGCTCTTCCAAGCAGTTCGAAGGCAATATCTTCCACCTTCCCAAGATGCTGCTCGGCAAAAACCCACACCTCGCCTTGTCTGTTTACTTCTATCATTTATAAATCCCTTGAAAATCAGCAGGCTTGAAAACAAGGCCTGCGTAAACATCATTTTTAATCAGCCTATTGTATGGTCTTCTATAAGCTCGTGCACCATATCGTTGATGCCCTGAGCACTAGGCTCCACTTCTTTGCTCTCTTTTGCAGTGAGCACAACGCTCATTATCCGATGAACCTTGGTTGGAGAGCCGTCTCTGCCGCACCACTGCAAATCTGCCTGAACATCATCCAAATTAAGCTGTCCGATAAGCAGCCCCTTATCTCTCATCAGGCTGATATCCTCTTCACTTCCGCCTTCTTTGGTTATCTCGGCAGGGGTTTTGGCGTTCTTAAACTTCATTATCCGTCTTGCAGCCCCGATTCTCGGCTCGTTTGCCTGATCGGTAACAGTGAGCAGAACTGGGAGTTTGCAGGCTGTTTTCTGCCAGCCGTTACCCATATTTCGCCGGCAGACAATCTTCTCAGGGCTGAGCTCGTGAACCTGTTCCACGTAAGTTATCTGCGGGATATCGAGCTTCTCTGCCATCTGAGGGCCAACCTGCGCGGTATCTCCGTCTATAGCCTGCCTTCCGCAAAGCACCAGGTCGTAGCCGATTTTCTCAGCAGCTCTTGTGAGAATATAGCTGGTAGCGAGCGTATCGCTCGCAGCGCAGCGGCGGTCGGTAACCAGAACCGCATCATCAGCACCCATAAACATGGCCTCACGCAGAACCTCTGAGGCTGAGGGCAGACCCATCGTTACAGCGGTAACTGAGCCGCCGTATTTTTCTTTGATTTGGAGAGCAAGCTCAAGGGCGTTGAGATCTTCGGGATTGAAGATCGCAGGCAGCGCCCCTCGGTTTACCGTTCCGTCCTCGTTCATCGCTTCGCCCGTGATACGGCTGGTATCAGGGACTTGCTTAATAAGAACTATGCACTTATAAGCCACAAATTTTCTCCTAATATTACTAATTTCTGTTTTAATTCAGTGAAAATCCGTATCAGTCTATTAAAAAGCGGGTTAAAGTCAATATGTGCGACGTGTCGCAGAAGCCTCGGAAACGCCCAAAACCATCCAGATATTACTCTCTTTTTCAGCCGAAAGCTTTTCTAAGCTGTTGAAATTTTCGTTTACTGACTGACAGACTGAACGGCTTTAAGACTCAAAGAATGGGAAAAAATTAAGCTTAGATTTAAAAAATGTTAAAAATTTTTTAATTTTGGCTTGAATCGCAGCTTTTAATCTGCTATATTAACAGCCAATGAGATTTGGAAGATTCATTATTAGAGGCTATCCAAGTTGAGAAAAGTAAAAAAACCAGAAGAACAAACCCGGTGAGCCAGAACGTAAGTTCCGGCGAGTCGGGTTTTTTCTTTGGTGAAACGAGACACGTATGAACGAAAAAGAAAAGTTAAATACAAACCGCTTCGGAGAATAAGGAGTATTATTCTTGAAGCGGTTTTTTTTGTGTTAATTAAAAAACATTATTTATTCACGGAGGTGAACTATGGATGCACTGGAACAGAAGGTAACCAAGACTCTTGAGAAGTCCGGATGGCGTACAGAAGTTAGAGACGGCGTAGATATGGTCGGCTATCGACCTCGGACTAAGAAGATGTTCTACGGCAACATGTTCCACCTCTGCCACGACCACGAGATTGATATGGTGCTTAAGCACGATTACTCTCACTAAATAAGTCGTTGCAGTATTTTCCTTTTGTTTATCATATAAGGGCTGCATGAGTTTTGCTTTTGCAGCCCTTTTTTTTAAGAAATCCATCGCGGCAAGACCCGCATAGATTTCACAACTGCTATCAGTGTGCGACAATATTTTTTGGCAAAATGCAAATCATCATGCTGCAATGCTTTGTAGAATTTATTGTTATCTATATTACTGAGCCAGTCCGCCTGCGGCGGAAAACTCGCTAAGGATTTTTTGTCTGCGGGTTTCGTTGGCGAGTAGGGGCGAACATGCGCGAGTGATCGCCTGTGCAGCGTGAAAATTCTGCGAATAAAACTTATGCCTATTGCCTTCTCATTGCCTTTTGTCCACTTATTTCGTCCGCCGAAGGCGGACTACATGCGTGGCTCTGATTGTCGTTAGTATTCCGCAGCGATTTTACAAGGCAAACATTTAAACCGAGCCGCACGTGGAGGCCCGCCGCAGGCGGGCCGGAACAAGCGGATAGATTCGGCTTTAAAAAGCTTTGCCCAAAAAAATTGTCGCACTCCTCAATATTTCCAGCAGGCTCGCTCAGCTTCCCCCCGAGCATCCGGCTTTGATGCGATTCAAGTCGAGAAGATGCAGCAGCTTGCAGCAATTCAGGGAATGGATAATCTCAGAGAGAAAGATTAAGACGCCCACAGACATCCACGGACAAACACAAGATGAAGGCGTGGGAGTCCGTGATGGACGGTGCAGAGTCTTTGTGAGCCAGGAGCTGGCAGCGAACGGGGCATTATCGCTTTTAAATCTTGCGTGCTGGCTGCTGGATAAGCAGATCTACTGCCTCGCGGAAAAATTTGAGCAGGAAGGCGGGTTTTCAGAAAGAATGCATCGAATCAGAAAGCAGAAAAGAGATGGCAATCATAATCAGCATTGAAAACCGTGGAGCGGGGGAATAAAAAAAGCCGCCTCCGTCGTTTGCGGAAGCGGCTCAATAGCCCCAAGGAGAATCGAACTCCTGTTTTCAGGATGAAAACCTGATGTCCTAGTCCACTAGACGATGGGGCCTTATGGAGAGCGGGGAGTCCCCGCGGAATTAAACAGGAACGGGTATGATACAGACTCGCCCAGCCATTTCAATTTTTTTTTGCGAAAAATTGAAAAATTTTCTCCGCTCGTGTTCATATTTATGAGCCGTATGCGGCTTTGATCTGGGCTTTTGTCGGTAGGGTGGAATATGTTTCGCCCTGCGGTCCTACCCATTTGCCGTTGATGTATCTCAGCGTAACCGAAGACTGCGAGCCGTTGCTGTTTTCAAAGGAGACAGTTTTCTCGATCGTCTCGGAGTCTGAAGGGCTGTAATTCTGCTGCTGGGCGGGGGTTTGTGATTGTTTCCGCTGGTTTTCCTTATGCTTGCCCACGCCGTAGCCCACAGCACCGCCAACGCCGGCACCGATAGCAGTGGATTCGGTATCCCCGCCTACGGCCTGTCCGATAGCGGCTCCGATTCCTGCTCCCAGAAGCGTTCCAGTGCCCGATTCGCTCTGGCAGCCCGCTGCTGAGATAACCAGTCCGATCGCTGCGGCCAGAAGGAATGTGTTTTTGATCAATGAGCTCATTTTATCTTAACCTCGCAAAATGATATTTCTAAAAACCTTGAAACATACTGTAAATACTGATATATTGCTGTATTAGTTCGCTGAGTGCTGAAAACCCTGCGAACTTGCAACTTATAACAATTTTAACTGAACTTTCAATAAATTTGAAGGAGTTTTTTATGACAAAACTGGTAATAAACGGTGCTGCTGGAAGAATGGGCAAGAGGATTCTTGCGTTGGCTGTGGAGAGCGGGGAATTCGATATTGTGGGGGCTTTGGAGCACAGCTCCTCAGAGCTTCTGGGCAATGATGCCGGCGAGGCTGCCGGAATCGGGAGGATCGGCCTGCCTCTGAGCTCGAGGAAGCCGGAGATTGCGGATGTTATGATCGATTTCACCCTCGCACCTGCCGCCGATGAGACAATCGAATACTGCCAAAACGCAGGAATCGGCCTTGTTATGGGCACTACAGGGCTCTCTGACGAGCAGATAAGTAAGCTCGAGCGGGCGGCAAAGGATATCCCCGTGATATACGGGACGAATATGAGCGTCGGGATGAATTTCCTGTTCGAGATGGTGGGCAAATTCGCCAAGATGCTGGGCGAGAAATATGATATCGAGATTATCGAGCATCATCATAAGTTCAAGAAGGATGCCCCCAGCGGCTCTGCCACAACCCTCGCCGAGAGGATTGCCGAGGAGACCGGCCGCGATATGCCCGGAAGCGTGCAGCACGGAAGGCAGGGACCCGATTCGCTCCGCAAAGACGGCGAGATCGGTATGCACGCCGTGCGAGGCGGCGATATAATCGGCTTCCACGAGGTGATGTATTCCACGCTCGGGGAAACTGTTACCGTTCAGCACAGGGCGCACAACCGCGATAATTTCGTGCGGGGGGCGATAAGGGCAGCAGGCTGGCTTGCCGGCAAAGAGCCGGGCTGGTATAAGATGAAGGATGTGCTCGGGCTGTAGGATGGCGGAATTTGTGAAAGTTTGGGGCGAGGAGCTTATCCGACGCACATCAAGGCTTGCCTTCGCAATCTGGAGAGAGCATTATATCCCGATTGTAGGCGAGGCGCAGGTGGAGTATATGCTGGATAAGTTTCAGAGCGAGCGGGCAATAGCCCGGAGCATCGCTGAGGGCTGCGAATACTGCCTTACCACAACTGCCGGCGAGGATGCGGGGTATTTCGCCCTGCAGATTGAGCCTGAGAAGAAGGCGTTTTTAAGCAAGTTTTACGTAGCCAAGAGATTCAGAGGCGAGGGGCTTGGCAGAGAGAGCCTTGAATACGTTAAGCAGCTTGCCGAAGCCGGCGGTGCAGATGAGATTTACCTCACGGTGAATAAGAACAACTCCGATTCGATCAGGATCTACGAGAAGCTCGGTTTTGAAAACCGCGGGTCTATCGTGATGGATATCGGCGGCGGGTATGTGATGGATGACTACAAGATGGTGTTCGAGCTGGGAGGCTGACCGGCCGGCGGAGAGGGGATTTTTCAGCCGCTAATCAGTACTTATTTTTCACTAATGATTTAAGATAAGGTTCTTTTGATGGAGAAAGCCAATTTAAAATTAATATGAAATCTTTATCTCATCCTGTCAATCTTGTTAATCCTGTCTAATTTCTTGCCTCCCTCTCCGCCTTCGGCGGACAGGTTCGGTTTAACTCTCTTTTACATCAGAGAAAACATTTTCATAAATGAGAGGGGAAAGCTCTCTGCCGGAAGAACGTTTCACCGCAATACCAAACTCTTCTCCAATGTTTAAATTGTATTTTTTACACGGAGATATCGGAGGAAGCGGAGAGATATTTTTTTAACCACTAATCAGCGCTGATTTTTCACTAATGATTTTGCCACGAGCTACTCTGCCATCCGCCGCAGGCGGACTTGCAGCTCTGCTACTCTGCCACGAGCCACGAATCTATCCGTTTGTTCTCCCCCTGCGGCGGACTCCACGTGCGTCTCTGATTGTGGCTAGTAACACGCAGCGATTTCACGAAACGAAATATTTAAACCGAGCTACGCTTAAAATCCTCTGCAGGCTGGACGGAACACAAAGCTTTGCCAAAAATATTCTCGCACACTAGAGCAAACTTTTCAGTGAACTTTGTATGCTTGAGGGTGTATTAAGAATTTTTAAGCGGTTTTTATCTCATATTATTGTTTGGTAAATCCCAGCTAAAGGGTTATAATCCCGTTTTATTAAATTTGCAAAAGGACAAGATTTTATGAAAAGTCTTAAAAACAGGATTCTGAAATTCGTAAAGAATTCTGAATATTCCCCCGTAACTGAAAAAGAGCTCGCGGAGATGCTCGGAGCTGATGATAAGCAGCAGAGAGAGCAGTTCAGCGAGACTGTGCGGAAGATGCTCGAGGAAGGTCTGCTGGATCTCGGTAAAAATTCCCGCATCACCCTGCCCAGCTCAGGAGATGTTGTGAAGGGCACATTCCGCTCAACGAGGCAGGAATTCGGCTTCGTTTCCCCGCTCATTGCCACAAGAGACGGCGATCTCCGCATAGAACGGCACAATATAAACGGTGCGTGCGACGGGGATACCGTGGAGGCGAAGGTAATACGAAGGCGCCGCAAGGGCAAGAAATTCCTGCTTGCCGGCAAGATAACAAAGGTGATTGAGCGTGCTAAAACCACCTCCACCGGCACACTTTATAAGAATGAGGGCAGGTGGATGATTGTCCCGGACGGGAATTTCTTCAAGGCCCCGTTCTTCGTTGACGACCCGAAGATCAAGGGGGCAAAGCAGGAGGATAAGGTTTATTATGAGGTGCTGAAGTATCCAAAGGATAAAAACTTCGGGAAGGCCGTGATAATTGAGGTTATAGGCAGGGCGGGGCTCTACGAAACCGAAATCGAAGCTACTGTCAAGAATTTCGAGCTTCGAAGCGGATTCGATGAAAAATGCAGGAATCAGGCGAGAAAATGTGCAGAAGTTGATTTCAAGCCGGGCAAGGGCTATGAGGATATCCGCAGCAAGGAGCTTATCACAATAGACCCAGATACAGCCAAAGACTACGACGATGCTATCAGCCTCGAATTTGATGAAGAAAACAACCCCGTGCTGGGGATCCATATTGCAGATGTAAGCCGGTTTGTAACCGAGGGCTCAGCTCTCGATGAGGAGGCAGGCCTTCGGGGAAACAGCGTGTATCTGCCCGGAAGGGTTCTCCCGATGCTCCCGGAGGTGCTCAGCAACGGCGTATGCTCGCTCCAGCCGCACCAGCCGCGATTCGCCAAGAGCGTTTACATCACATACGACAAGCGGGGCAGGGTAGTCAAGAACAAAACCAAATATGCCAACAGCCTGATTCAGTCTTCAGCGAGGCTCACCTACAGGGACGCAGACAGGATGCTTCAGGGCGAAAAGCTCGATTTCCCGCAGGAGATCAACAAGCTGCTCAGAGATATGGATATGCTCGCCCGCCGGATCGAAAAACGCCGCGAGGAGGACGGGATGATACATCTCGACCTGCCGGATATAGACCTAGTGCTAAACGACGACGGCGAGGTGGTTGATGCAAACCCCGCAGACCAGAGCTACCCGCATACGATAATCGAGATGTTTATGGTGGAGGCGAATGAGGCGGTTGCAAGACTGCTCGAGAGCTTCGATATCCCGTTCATCCGCAGGATACACCCAGACCCGGACGCCTTCAGCGCCCAGAGACTTGCGGATTTTGTGAGCGTTTGCGGGATGAAAATGCCGCCAAGCGCAGACAGAGAATCCCTGCGCAAAATCCTCGATAAGGTTCGCGGAACGGGGCTGGAGTATGCAGTGAATAATGCCGTGCTCCGGAGCCTTCAGAAGGCGGTTTATTCGCCCGAGAACATCGGCCATTATGCCCTCGCTTCCCGTCATTACACCCACTTTACAAGCCCCATCAGAAGGTATGCAGACCTCACCATACACCGCCTGCTCGATAAATATCTCAAAGAAGGCAGGCTCAGCGAAAAGATGGAAATCCCCTCAGAGCAAGACCTTGTCCAGCTTGGTACGCATATAAGCGAAACGGAAGACAAGGCGGAGAACGCCGAGAGAGACCTCAAGAAGGTGCTGGTTCTTCAGATGCTCGAGAAGAAGGTCGGCGAAACACTCGAGTGCTACGTCTGCGGTGTTGTGCGCAAGGGGATCTTCGTTCAGTGCAAGAAATTCGGGATTGAAGGATTTATACCTTCTGAGCAGCTCGGGCCGGACAGATGGGAGTTTCACGAGAAATCCCAAACCCTTACCGGTCAGCACAGCGGAGTGCGCGTGCGGATTGGGCTGGAGATAGATGTTACCATCTCGAATGTGGTTGTTCCGATTCGCCAGATCACCCTGCTGCCAAATGAGCCGCTCGTAAAAAAAACAGAACTCAAACCCAAACACGAAAAGAAACACAAGTTCAAGGCGAAAACCAAAGACAGGCGTTCATACACACAGAGCAGAAAAAGACGCAAATCCAAACGAAAGAGCAAATAGCGGGATTCGCCTTAAAGGGCTGATGATTTACGAAACGCTTTATGCTTGCCATCCTGCCTTCAGGGGCGCTGAGCAGCTTTTACTCTGGTTTTTTTGTTTTGATTTCCTTCAGCTTTCTGAAAACGAAGGTGAATACGCAAACCATAAACGGCATAACAATCACCGTTGCGAAACCGTAGGTGTACAGCGTGAGCAGGAATGCGGCGAATACCGTGAGGATAAGCTTGAGCATTAAGCCGTGTTCGCTGCCGGTCATGGCGAGGCTGGAGAGCACAGACTCCCGCACAGTCATTTTCGTTTCGGCGATAAAGAAAAGCGCAAAAATCATCCTCATCACCAGATACGCCGACACGCCAAAGGCAGCAACAGTTCCCGTCCCGCCTGCAATCGCTGCAAGCCCGAGCACGCCCGCTGCAAACACCGGCACAAGGGCTGCGATATGCATTGCAAAGTAGCAGCCTAAAATCCGCCAGAAGCAGTCTGAACAGTTTGTGAGCATTGATGCTGAATGCTCCTTTTCCTCCAGCATCGCCCCCGCAACGCGTATCAGCCCGGTTATTAGGCAAACCGCTATAAGCTGGGTAACCACTGAGAGCATAAAGATTACTCCAAGCGAATTTGGCGAGAGCTTATTGAAAAACTTTATCAGGTCGGTTTGTTCGCCGTAGCCCTGCGAGAAAAGATAAACCACAATCGGCACCTGAGCGAGGGTCATTATGATAAAGAATATCGCACCGTATTTGAGCAGTGCCTGCCAGTTGGCCTTATAGAAATCGTATGCCTTGTTTAACAGTTCGAAATAGTTCAGTTTTTTTCCGTCGTCCATATATCCCCGTAAAATAATTTTTCAAAACCAGACTGCTAATTTAATCGAAATAGCCGCATTCTTCAATCACTTTAAAGAGCTCTCTTCCAAGCGGGGCTCCGTCTCTTGCCCCGCTCTGTCCGCCTTCCACGATCACAGCGATCGCAACAGTGGAATTCTCAGCCTCGATGTAGCCTGCGAAAAGGGCGTTTTCAGGGTTTTGGGTGGAGCCGGTTTTTCCGTATATCTCAACGTCCAGCTCCATTAGCTCCGAACCCTTGAACTGCTTGTATGCAGTGCCGTGAATCTTGTTTACCACCATCCAGAGCCCCTTTTCGACGTTTTTAACCGTTGCCTCAGACCAGCCCAGATCCTGCTTTCTCAGCGGCTCGGAGATGTTTGAATAAATTACTGGCCTCTCAAACACCCCGCCCCTTGCTATAGATGCGTACAGGTTTGCGATTTGAAGCAG
This window of the Sedimentisphaera salicampi genome carries:
- a CDS encoding electron transfer flavoprotein subunit beta/FixA family protein; translated protein: MAYKCIVLIKQVPDTSRITGEAMNEDGTVNRGALPAIFNPEDLNALELALQIKEKYGGSVTAVTMGLPSASEVLREAMFMGADDAVLVTDRRCAASDTLATSYILTRAAEKIGYDLVLCGRQAIDGDTAQVGPQMAEKLDIPQITYVEQVHELSPEKIVCRRNMGNGWQKTACKLPVLLTVTDQANEPRIGAARRIMKFKNAKTPAEITKEGGSEEDISLMRDKGLLIGQLNLDDVQADLQWCGRDGSPTKVHRIMSVVLTAKESKEVEPSAQGINDMVHELIEDHTIG
- a CDS encoding four helix bundle suffix domain-containing protein, coding for MPKKIVALLNISSRLAQLPPEHPALMRFKSRRCSSLQQFREWIISERKIKTPTDIHGQTQDEGVGVRDGRCRVFVSQELAANGALSLLNLACWLLDKQIYCLAEKFEQEGGFSERMHRIRKQKRDGNHNQH
- a CDS encoding acyl-CoA dehydrogenase family protein, whose amino-acid sequence is MGNFFTDNDDLRFVLNNMDLSGISNLTEQGYKFADKFDYAPASAEEAIQNYNMVMESLGQLCADFIAPRSEEMDRQGNTLTEDGRVERPEAMNEILDKLAKADVMGMTLPYRFGGLNFPTTILSVANEMISRADASLMNIFGLQGIAETINSFASEEIKQEYLHDLAAGTKTGAMVLTEPDAGSDLQVCKVKAFQDSSGQWYLHGVKRFITNGCGEVLLVMARSEHDRKDGLGLSLFVCHSGPSVKIRRIEDKMGIHASPTCEIYFDNTPCKLIGETRRGLVTYVMALMNGARIGISAQSVGIGEAAYRVARDYAASREQFGGPIEHLPAVRDMVVEMKIDVEESRALLYETCRVVDLEIGLTRITESDDYSKEEQKDAKKQLRMIKRYAAMLTPMSKYLSTEMSNKVAYDSIQVLAGSGFMRDYPTEQYYRDARITTIYEGTTQLQIVACVRGVCNGTAQKYIEELADFQFDPELEELLEILKQNRKTMDQCIKHIKEESVEFMDLYGRRIVDIAIKIICGYLLCRHASCTSDMQTASAKEGETVSMKKRKAVIAKRYIKRNSPIIKALADQILLGDKSTFQDYEDIAGPVPELV
- a CDS encoding GNAT family N-acetyltransferase, with the protein product MAEFVKVWGEELIRRTSRLAFAIWREHYIPIVGEAQVEYMLDKFQSERAIARSIAEGCEYCLTTTAGEDAGYFALQIEPEKKAFLSKFYVAKRFRGEGLGRESLEYVKQLAEAGGADEIYLTVNKNNSDSIRIYEKLGFENRGSIVMDIGGGYVMDDYKMVFELGG
- a CDS encoding electron transfer flavoprotein subunit alpha/FixB family protein, with amino-acid sequence MIEVNRQGEVWVFAEQHLGKVEDIAFELLGRARELADKLGVKVGAVIAGDSIKSVCEELIQYGADKVYAVENNLLEHYQTNSYTKVLCTLIEKHKPQIVLYGASPVGRDLAPRVASKMKAGLTADCTDLQIGNHEIKKTGEKHENLLLQIRPAFGGNIIATIINYDRWPQMATVREGVMPMPEPDAKRKGEVIDESVSLSAQDLPIEIIEQVRREKSVNLKASRIIVAGGAGVGSKENFRMIWDLANALGGVPAATRAAADLGYIGKDYQVGQTGTTVRPSLYIAIGLSGAIQHQAGMSESKKIIAVNNDPDAAIFDVAHYKVCGDLNEVVPQMIKAVKEKV
- the rnr gene encoding ribonuclease R, with translation MKSLKNRILKFVKNSEYSPVTEKELAEMLGADDKQQREQFSETVRKMLEEGLLDLGKNSRITLPSSGDVVKGTFRSTRQEFGFVSPLIATRDGDLRIERHNINGACDGDTVEAKVIRRRRKGKKFLLAGKITKVIERAKTTSTGTLYKNEGRWMIVPDGNFFKAPFFVDDPKIKGAKQEDKVYYEVLKYPKDKNFGKAVIIEVIGRAGLYETEIEATVKNFELRSGFDEKCRNQARKCAEVDFKPGKGYEDIRSKELITIDPDTAKDYDDAISLEFDEENNPVLGIHIADVSRFVTEGSALDEEAGLRGNSVYLPGRVLPMLPEVLSNGVCSLQPHQPRFAKSVYITYDKRGRVVKNKTKYANSLIQSSARLTYRDADRMLQGEKLDFPQEINKLLRDMDMLARRIEKRREEDGMIHLDLPDIDLVLNDDGEVVDANPADQSYPHTIIEMFMVEANEAVARLLESFDIPFIRRIHPDPDAFSAQRLADFVSVCGMKMPPSADRESLRKILDKVRGTGLEYAVNNAVLRSLQKAVYSPENIGHYALASRHYTHFTSPIRRYADLTIHRLLDKYLKEGRLSEKMEIPSEQDLVQLGTHISETEDKAENAERDLKKVLVLQMLEKKVGETLECYVCGVVRKGIFVQCKKFGIEGFIPSEQLGPDRWEFHEKSQTLTGQHSGVRVRIGLEIDVTISNVVVPIRQITLLPNEPLVKKTELKPKHEKKHKFKAKTKDRRSYTQSRKRRKSKRKSK
- a CDS encoding glycine zipper domain-containing protein, yielding MSSLIKNTFLLAAAIGLVISAAGCQSESGTGTLLGAGIGAAIGQAVGGDTESTAIGAGVGGAVGYGVGKHKENQRKQSQTPAQQQNYSPSDSETIEKTVSFENSNGSQSSVTLRYINGKWVGPQGETYSTLPTKAQIKAAYGS
- the dapB gene encoding 4-hydroxy-tetrahydrodipicolinate reductase, coding for MTKLVINGAAGRMGKRILALAVESGEFDIVGALEHSSSELLGNDAGEAAGIGRIGLPLSSRKPEIADVMIDFTLAPAADETIEYCQNAGIGLVMGTTGLSDEQISKLERAAKDIPVIYGTNMSVGMNFLFEMVGKFAKMLGEKYDIEIIEHHHKFKKDAPSGSATTLAERIAEETGRDMPGSVQHGRQGPDSLRKDGEIGMHAVRGGDIIGFHEVMYSTLGETVTVQHRAHNRDNFVRGAIRAAGWLAGKEPGWYKMKDVLGL